attgaTTTTGTTATCTACAATATTATATCATTTTAAAGCTAAAAAATCATAGGGTCAGGGGCACAGAATCCAAATGCAAAAGTGAATCCAAGCCTCTCAGCAAGTCACAGTTAGCATAAAGGGTTAAATCTTAAATTTTTGTTATATTATTGAACtactttccttttaaatgtccCTAAATAATGAGCATTTAGATATAATTCCTTAATTTCTATTATCTGACATGCTGACAAGTATTTCTCTGACTTAGCTGTTTATTCAGAGGAATTGAGTGGTAGTTGTCAAAGCTTTGCATTTGAGTAACAGGGTGCAAGGACTGAGTGTGTTTATTATAGGATGTCATTAAGCTGAAGTTCTTATTTTCTATCTTTTCAGTTTTGTGGATCACACTGCAGCATATTTAAGACCTCTAACTCCAGGCTtcctttttcatcttcttttacAAGTCCTCTTAGAAATAGGTtataggtcccttccaattcttAAGACTCTATGATTTTATGGTCTCAAGGTGTCTGCAAATCACAGGTTGAAAACAATTGCATGCTAAGGTGTTTTGTGTTGTGAGAGGTGCTTACAGCTGTATTACAGTCCCATTGGGACCTAGAGTGGGGTTTGCAAAGACTGGGCTTTACACACAGGATAATACAAATGGAACCAGTGGAACTTCTCCTGCAGTGCGCTTGTACAACTTCTTCTGGACTTGAAGCATTGAGGCTCAGCATTGGGTTTGAGTAAGGGTTGACAAGTATGAGTCTGTTCAACAGGATAGTTATTATTCTAGTCTCATGTTAAGTAAGTCTGTGGCATTTTCAAATAACTCTCTaccatttctttatttttttaccagAGTACTCTTGGGTGTAGAGTCTTAAGTGGACACTGTTAAGTGCTATTATTGCTGGTGGGAGGATCCTCTTTTTAATCAGCTCCTTCTTGTTCATTCAGCTCCTTCAGTTCATTCTTGATTTTATGCTAAAAACTCTGGATGGTTTATGCTTTTCATGGATAGCTTCTGCTTTGTTACTTTGCATTTCTGTCACTGGGAACTGGTtgtgaaattttggaaaaaagtaGATGTCTATAATAAGATATTTGTCTGAACTGAGCAAAATTTTATTAGACTTTCTACTGTAGTCAGACTGGTTTTTCACACAGGTAATGATGATTGCTCTTAAGTAACAAGTATATTAGCAGCAGctgtttttcaaataactttatTTTGTAGTCCTCATTGGAATAAAGctaatgcctttttttttttttgcaaagcaTTTCATTTGCAAATACAGCGtttaatgaaaagagaaaattttaaagctgaaataCTTTAAATGCAGCAACACCCCAACAGTTTCTTTCTGTGCTTAAGTGCAATATTGCCACAGTGGCAATAGAAGTGTACGTGTCCTGGCGTTGGTGATGTCAGTAGTGAGATGCCTACTGTGTTAAATAGGAGTGAAGCGGAATGACCTGTACAGCTTACTGCCAAGAAGCAACATAAATGAATGCAGTTTGAGTGCTGTATTATATCTGCCCTCTCTGTGCAACCAAAAGGAACAGTGTGGGTTTTTTGCTCCATACCCAGGTACTCATTCCAGCTGCAGTGTTCATTGGGCTTCACGATGACGACTGCTGTGGGTGCTTGGGCCATGAGGGCTGTGGAAAGAGCTGCGCGGTAAGTGAGCCTGTACATCCCAGCCCAGGTAATCCCAAAGACAAGGCCATGGCTGTGCTGAAAGTTCGTGTTTATGTCTGCTCTGCAGATGCTGTCCTCAGTTCTGGCCGCCCTTGTTGGGATCCTTGGCTCTGGGTACTGTATAATCATTTCAGCGCTGGGCTTGTCTCAAGGACCGTATTGTCTTACCCACCCAGAAAGAAACTGGATCTATCCTTTCACTGACTCCTCTGGAGGGTGAGTCGTCTGTTCATGAGGATGTTATCTCTTGCCAATGTACACATGGGCTTTATTCCAGTACCTTTCAGCAATGTTCAGTAACCATATACCAAAATCTATTCATAACTCTATCCTTCCCAATTCAAACTTAACAAATGGCATCAGTTATCCTTGCTGCTAGAGTATAAAATCAAagccataaaaaaaaataggtgaTTAAATCTATAATCATATACTGTTCATGTCCAGGAACATCTCTAACAAAATATAAAGCTTTAGGACTTTGAAGGATTTACAAACTAGGAATAGAAGTTGTTAAGATATTTGTCTTATCATTTGTAAGAGTCTGTTTTGTCAAATTTGCTTCTGAAGCTGCTTTGCACCAGCATAAAGTGGCACAATGCCCACATTAGTGACAATGGCATAGAATCTCATCAATGAAACTTGAGAAGATTTATAAGAATCTTTGTAcactgcagggcagagagggCAAGAAGCTCCTAACTAACCTTAATTAAGGGTTAGTTTCCTGCAAAAAAAGTCTCAGTGTGCTATTCTCCATTAATGCACATAAATTCTGATGTGGTTCATATCATGGTGGGCATTTAAAGTGGCTGTATGGCTGGCAACCTCAAGGGTGTATCTAGCAACATTTTATGGCTGATGCCAGACTAGAGACAGTTGGAGTACTAAGAAGTCACATAAAGCTCTTTGCAGCAGAGTTTGAATTTTATATTTCACTTGTATCTCTTGTATATCTTGTATTTCACTTGTATCATTCCTCTTTCTTCATCTTTCTGACTGTGACTGAGTGTAGAAGAACTAGTTTAGGTCCTTGCTGAAGGCAAGTGTTGTCGTTCTCAAGGTGTGAGTGAGCAGTAACAGCTGAAATACTGCAGTACCTCACcaaatttttctgtgtttggcTCATCCAAGTAAGCATATGAGGGCCCaaggacagtgacacaggagAGAAAGTGACCCATTTGCCTCAGATCAATGATTGCTGTCTTTAGAAAAAAAGCCCAATCTTGCAAAGCTCATGTGATTGTTTTGAGAAAAACCTTTGCTCTTTCAACTTACTTGAGTTTATGCCTCACTTTAACCAGCGATAGGAAACCCTAACCTGCCTTtatacctttatttttttaaaaaagaaattaagactTAGCAAAAATGTGTGGTTGATATTTCAACATCTTCCTAAACCAAAGAAACCTTGCATGGAGTAAACCATTGCTTTTTCTATTCCCTTAGGAATCTATTTCTAAGGGAACCTAGCCTATTAGGACTCCATAGAGTGAATAGCCTCAATGCAGTTACAGGCTAGACATAATTTGGTTATAGTATATGGTAAGTGTCCTACTCTCACACAATGTTAATATGCTTTTAATTGCTGTGTACAGGTACTTGTTTGAGTATAACAAGTGGTCTGAATGTCAGGAACCTCAAAACATCGTGCAGTGGAACGTCACCCTCTTTTCCATCCTGCTTGTTTTGGGAGGAATAGAATTCATTCTGTGCTTCATACAGATAATCAATGGCATTCTTGGAGGACTGTGTGGGTTGTGCTGCAGTCATGAGGAGGTAAGTAGTTTGCAGATATACCCATGCTTCTCAGATGAACATGTAACTTGTTACTTGTACTACTGTGGAGTTTTACTCAGCAGTTACTTTATAGGTATTCTTAAGCAATAATTCTCTGTATAGCAGTTCCTATAGCCCTGCTGTGATTGGAATTCTCAGGTAGTGTTTGATCACATGCTTTCAGTTGATTCCTCAACTGTCACAGTAATGTTAATCTGCCTAAAAGCTGGGAGCTAGACGGCTTTTGTCTGTCTGATGACACATGCAGTCATCACACTTCGTAGGTGATATAACTGAGATACAGATCTCCTGGCGTTTGTGGTCTTTGCCTAAACCATTGTGGTATTTTGTGGTGCTTGTTCTAGCTCTATTGTATTAGCCTTGGCTTTTGTCCACAGCAGCTCATAAGCTACTGACAATATGCTGCAAATAATGAAAACTGCAGCATCCTGGCCTTGCATAGTGGAAGTAAGATaagagaaagaattaaattgCAAATAACTAATAAAATCTGCAGACAGATCTGAAAAGTTTTGGAAGGTGGATTTTTTGTTGTGagtgaggaaaggaaattttctCCAACTTTCTTTAAAGCCTTGTTAAATAGTTTGAACATATTCCAAAATTAGTATCAGAGTGCTAGCGTTGGAAAAACCATGGTTTAAAGCATGAACCAGATATAATTTATATCACACACTATAGGTAAGCATGTATTTCACATTTTCAATTGACACAGTTGAGTGCTGGGGCTCTTTCAAAGCTATTGCTGCTTTCTTCCCCCTGTCTACCTTGCTCTAACTCCAGTATAGAAGAGCTATGCTATGGTTTTCTAAATGTGCTCAGgttaatttttgcatttttagttGGATACAATATTAGCACTGTTTCCATTAatatgtttctttctttttgttcctCTCCACAGACATATGTTTGCTAGAAACCTCACCATGTATTGACATCGGTGCATGTGTGTGCTGTAATGAATAtacagtgtatttttttttaaatattccagGCAAACTGAAATACACATTGTTGTCAAACTGTGCTGTTGCCATGAATTTAACTGACTTGGGGCCTTTGCTGTTGGAGTCATATGCAGGTTTTCCACTAACCTGCCTGAACCGAAAGTAAATGTATCCTGAATATCTTTGGTTCATTTCATCTTGGTACCGGTAACTGCCTTAAAACATGTCACTAAAGtgactttatttatttttctctttctactGGCACAACAGCTCTGTACTTTGTCCTGTTTTCCCAATAAAGTTGCTCTTTCATTCCAATCTTGGAATgaacccaaaccaaatccagcctggcctggataAAAGGTTTTGGTTAGCTGGACCAAAACCAAAGCAGCAGTAAAATGTGGATGACTGAGGGCTTTTAAGGATTTTTCTGAACTTCCCCTGTATTTCACAAATAAagatttgtattaaaaataccCAGGAGGTGTCAGTGATTCCTTCCCTGCCCATGCTGAAACACTGCTTGCCTGGTCTTGGAGTAAAGGACAGTGGTGGCCTGAGAACATGGATTTAATGCAGTCAGGTTATAACCTGTTTATCCTCTCCAGCAGGCTCTGCCAGAGTAGGAACTGCTTTCTTGCTTGGTTTGGCTCATTGAACTGAAACAGGTGTTTGTTCCTCAATAAGGGTTCACCAACAGCTCTGGGTCAGATACAACAGCAGGTGTGGAGGCTCAGTGCTGGGTCAGGGCTGGCAGGTCTCAGCCAGGGGGCTGAGGGGTCCTGGCACACCTGAGCCCAGCTTAGCACCTCCTGATTGCTCCATCTCAGGCCTGAGATAAAACAAGATGTGGGCATGACTCTTGTTTTGTGCCTCAGCTACCCTCAGGCCTCACAGCGCTCA
The nucleotide sequence above comes from Ammospiza caudacuta isolate bAmmCau1 chromosome 11, bAmmCau1.pri, whole genome shotgun sequence. Encoded proteins:
- the TM4SF1 gene encoding transmembrane 4 L6 family member 1; translated protein: MCFGRCARCVGYKLLILALLCIVANTLLYFPNGETRFASEHHLSKYVECLHGILGGGFLVLIPAAVFIGLHDDDCCGCLGHEGCGKSCAMLSSVLAALVGILGSGYCIIISALGLSQGPYCLTHPERNWIYPFTDSSGGYLFEYNKWSECQEPQNIVQWNVTLFSILLVLGGIEFILCFIQIINGILGGLCGLCCSHEETYVC